TGAAAGGTTCTCCCACAGTCACAGCGACCAGTATTCAACCTGACCCGATCACCGGTCCGATATCGGATGACCGGCATTCCCACTCGCCCGAGGTTGGAGATCACCAATTCACCTTCTTGAGCAAGATTCCCTGTCACCGGGTCAATGACTTCACAGATAAATTCACCTTCATTGATATGAGGACCTTGTTGAGCCAAACATTCAAAGCCCCAGGCTCCGACCTCCGTTGCTCCGGCATGATCGTAACATTTCGCTCTCCAGATCGACTCAATGCGCTTCCGTGTCCCGGGTATGCTCGCCCCGGGCTCTCCTGCATGGATGTTGATTCTGACGCTTGAATTGGAAAACTCCATTCCCTCTTCCTTGGCAATTTCCCCCAAATGCAGCGCATAGGTGGGAGTACAGACTAAAACCGTCACCTCATGGCTGAAAATAGCTTTTACTCGTTGCTGAGAAGACATCCCTCCACCAGGAATGGACATCGCACCGATCACTCGTGCTCCTTCATGAGCGCTCCAAAATCCAATGAATGGGCCGAATGAAAAGGCGAAAAAGATCCGATCATGCGAGGAGACTCCGGCAGCTCTGTACACCATCGCCCAACAGCGAGCCCACCAACTCCAACTCTCCTCCGTATCCAAACAACGCAATGGTTGTCCTGTGGTGCCGGACGTTTGATGGATTCGAGTGTACTCCTCACGCTTAAACGTCACATTTGTCCCATAGGGCGGATGAAGGGACTGGTCATTCGACAACTCTTCTTTCGTTGTAAAGGGAATCTTTCGATAATCATCGAATGTTTGGATGTCATTTGCCTGTTTAATTCCTGCCTTTTCCAACTTCGATCGATAGAAGCTGTTGCTTTTCAACACGGGACCCAACATTAATTGCAGCTTTTTTAATTGAATTTGCTCTAGGGCTTCACGCCCCAATGTCTCAATAAACGGATCCAGGTATTCGAAATTCATGCGAACTCCTTTCTAGGCACCCTACCGTTCCTCAGGCGTGTGTCACACTTTCGAGCTGAGCAATACAAACGTTCGTTCGTACCGTTAGATCCCAGACATCGATTAATGATGCGCGGGCATTGCATCTCCATGAACAGGAAATTTTTCGTTTATCAACATGATGGGCCTTCCACCCGCAATAATGCGGTAGGTCCTGCTGAGTGCTTCTACCCCGGCCATGTTGCGAATGGCATCGGGAACATTCTTGAGAGTCTCTTTGCCCCACCAGAGCAATTCACGGTGCGTCTCCCAACGGTTGCCATAGAGAATGCGGCCGATTCCGCCACCCTCCAATTCGAGGCCTTCTTTGATAAACTGGGGCAGTCGATCCAGGATAATCAACGACGGGGCATAGGCATAACACGTATAACTCCCTTTCCCACGCAACAAGACCTGGCGCATGAGCACCGTGCTTCCTTTTTCTGCTTCCAGCCATTGATTATCAACAGTTAACGGCCTGACTTCCTGGCCTAACCTTACGATTTCAATTTGCTCCATGGTATAGGCTTCGATAAATTTGGTGACAGTCCCATCGATTACCATGAGAGCCCGTTGAAACGGAGTTAATGTTCGAAGATTGAGTTCGCGTAAATCTGCGGGTAGCGCAAATTGAGCCGTGAGCAAATCTTCCATTGGATTAAAATCATTGATCTTTTGCATGGGTGTTCCCTAAAAACGGACGGTGAAATTTTTCCTCAGCAAACCAGGGATATCCTGGTTACCTTTCATGAAAGACGGTGGGATTCACTTCCAACTTCGCTCTCAGCAATTACAAATAGGGAAGATCTAAACTTTTAATTCTTTCCACATCATAAGATGCCCGGAAACGA
The sequence above is drawn from the Candidatus Nitrospira nitrificans genome and encodes:
- a CDS encoding phenylacetate--CoA ligase family protein, with translation MNFEYLDPFIETLGREALEQIQLKKLQLMLGPVLKSNSFYRSKLEKAGIKQANDIQTFDDYRKIPFTTKEELSNDQSLHPPYGTNVTFKREEYTRIHQTSGTTGQPLRCLDTEESWSWWARCWAMVYRAAGVSSHDRIFFAFSFGPFIGFWSAHEGARVIGAMSIPGGGMSSQQRVKAIFSHEVTVLVCTPTYALHLGEIAKEEGMEFSNSSVRINIHAGEPGASIPGTRKRIESIWRAKCYDHAGATEVGAWGFECLAQQGPHINEGEFICEVIDPVTGNLAQEGELVISNLGRVGMPVIRYRTGDRVRLNTGRCDCGRTFHRLEGGVIGRVDGVIVIRGINVFPSAIENIVRQFPEVGEFTVDVYRSRELDEMELRVEVTTGDAEAIAAAIAHEIRNALTLRVAVKIVPHGTLPRFDLKARRFNDCRQLDGPGASRQPSS
- a CDS encoding chorismate--pyruvate lyase family protein; this encodes MQKINDFNPMEDLLTAQFALPADLRELNLRTLTPFQRALMVIDGTVTKFIEAYTMEQIEIVRLGQEVRPLTVDNQWLEAEKGSTVLMRQVLLRGKGSYTCYAYAPSLIILDRLPQFIKEGLELEGGGIGRILYGNRWETHRELLWWGKETLKNVPDAIRNMAGVEALSRTYRIIAGGRPIMLINEKFPVHGDAMPAHH